In the genome of Xanthomonas translucens pv. cerealis, one region contains:
- a CDS encoding DUF1631 domain-containing protein: protein MSFSPSSPHAHPARDPHLLMQARDGMLPVLGQAFAAALAHFDDVLFDRAESAGASQLLFLDGMRELRRRRDEIAARFRAQLDQAWQALDAGTPLSAEVALAGYGQGLSLVSESELESRLAVRNLASVLLREWKSVLNRIDRRLGWIAGGLELDADTNPVGPEHIGVAVHAAFSTSDLAPEVRLVLIKLCERDLTAGIGRLYQELDDSLARAGVMPEISRPPPPRRARAAEERQSRGDAAGVGEDGGAAGETGEYDDHAPAWASRFVDRWAQSRGRPQSAEAGASQGMLLEALHELLQQTRNVRENATSAATAAVGQQRSLSQREMISVLSLLQATPSATLRAAIGDDGESLAQRLKSEVLSNATQLGVDPTHARLDPVDEDAIDLVGMLFDVMLDERDLEGRSREMIERLVVPFVKVALLDRRMFVQKTHPARRLLNALAEACEGNTGESPAERVLMGKVEEIIERLVADFNENLAIFLTLEEEFRDFLAQHRRRIEIAERRAAETQRGQEKLELARQRAEAELQMRLQGAPLPQALDDFLRLPWLHHLTMAVLREGEDGAGVRDALALADGLLEEATEARRHIVGKPWLQAWQGPLHKVFASVGLHAEAAAAAINALHDTLQAVAELRPELERPLPELPQVALPQPPLQEAQPVEVTAAETTEDYDNADADRFRAMPIGTWLDFIDRDGKVQTGKLSWVSPISARLLFVNRRGVRFCVVSPEELAVMVRLGRLRSHINDGAFDSAMQSVIDRLDPQNATLH from the coding sequence ATGAGTTTCAGCCCCAGCTCGCCGCACGCACATCCCGCGCGCGACCCGCATCTGCTGATGCAGGCGCGCGACGGCATGCTGCCGGTGCTGGGGCAGGCGTTCGCCGCCGCACTGGCGCATTTCGACGACGTGCTGTTCGACCGCGCCGAAAGCGCCGGCGCCTCGCAGCTGCTGTTCCTGGATGGCATGCGCGAGCTGCGTCGCCGCCGCGACGAGATCGCCGCGCGCTTCCGTGCGCAACTGGACCAGGCCTGGCAGGCGCTGGATGCCGGCACGCCGCTGTCGGCCGAAGTGGCGCTGGCCGGCTACGGCCAGGGCCTGAGCCTGGTGTCGGAAAGCGAACTGGAATCGCGGCTGGCGGTGCGCAACCTGGCCAGCGTGCTGCTGCGCGAATGGAAGTCGGTGCTCAACCGCATCGATCGCCGCCTGGGCTGGATCGCCGGCGGCCTGGAACTGGACGCCGACACCAATCCGGTCGGCCCCGAACACATCGGCGTTGCGGTGCATGCCGCCTTCTCCACCAGCGACCTGGCCCCGGAAGTGCGGCTGGTGCTGATCAAGCTATGCGAGCGCGATCTCACCGCCGGCATCGGCAGGCTCTACCAGGAGTTGGACGACAGTCTGGCGCGGGCCGGCGTGATGCCGGAGATCTCGCGGCCGCCGCCGCCGCGGCGTGCGCGTGCTGCGGAAGAACGCCAGTCGCGCGGCGACGCTGCCGGTGTCGGCGAGGACGGCGGCGCTGCCGGCGAGACGGGCGAGTACGACGACCACGCGCCGGCCTGGGCCAGCCGCTTCGTCGACCGTTGGGCGCAGAGCCGCGGCCGTCCGCAGTCCGCCGAGGCTGGCGCCAGCCAGGGCATGTTGCTGGAAGCGCTGCACGAACTGCTGCAGCAGACCCGCAACGTGCGCGAGAACGCCACCTCCGCGGCCACCGCCGCGGTCGGTCAGCAGCGTTCGCTGAGCCAGCGCGAGATGATCTCGGTGCTGTCGCTGCTGCAGGCCACGCCCAGCGCCACGCTGCGCGCGGCGATCGGCGACGACGGCGAATCGCTGGCGCAGCGGCTGAAGAGCGAGGTGCTGTCCAATGCAACCCAGCTCGGCGTGGACCCGACACATGCGCGGCTGGATCCAGTCGACGAGGATGCGATCGACCTGGTCGGCATGCTGTTCGACGTGATGCTCGACGAACGCGACCTGGAAGGGCGCTCGCGCGAGATGATCGAACGCCTGGTGGTGCCGTTCGTCAAGGTCGCGCTGCTGGACCGGCGCATGTTCGTGCAGAAGACCCATCCGGCGCGGCGCCTGCTCAACGCGCTGGCCGAGGCCTGCGAAGGCAATACCGGCGAAAGCCCGGCCGAGCGCGTGCTGATGGGCAAGGTCGAGGAGATCATCGAGCGCCTGGTCGCCGATTTCAACGAGAACCTGGCGATCTTCCTGACCCTGGAAGAGGAGTTCCGTGATTTCCTGGCCCAGCACCGGCGCCGCATCGAGATCGCCGAGCGCCGCGCCGCCGAGACCCAGCGCGGCCAGGAAAAGCTGGAACTGGCCCGGCAGCGCGCCGAGGCCGAGTTGCAGATGCGGCTGCAGGGGGCGCCGTTGCCGCAGGCGCTGGACGACTTCCTGCGCCTGCCGTGGCTGCACCACCTGACCATGGCGGTGCTGCGCGAGGGCGAGGACGGCGCCGGCGTGCGCGATGCGCTGGCGCTGGCCGACGGCCTGCTTGAGGAAGCGACCGAGGCGCGGCGGCATATCGTCGGCAAGCCCTGGCTGCAGGCCTGGCAGGGGCCATTGCACAAGGTCTTCGCCAGCGTCGGCCTGCATGCCGAGGCGGCCGCTGCGGCGATCAATGCGCTGCACGACACGCTGCAGGCCGTGGCCGAACTGCGACCGGAACTGGAGCGCCCGCTGCCGGAGCTGCCGCAGGTGGCGCTGCCGCAGCCGCCGCTGCAGGAGGCGCAGCCGGTGGAGGTCACCGCTGCGGAAACGACCGAGGACTACGACAACGCCGACGCCGACCGTTTCCGCGCGATGCCGATCGGCACCTGGCTTGATTTCATCGATCGCGACGGCAAGGTGCAGACCGGCAAGCTGTCGTGGGTGAGCCCGATCTCGGCGCGGCTGCTGTTCGTCAACCGCCGCGGCGTGCGCTTTTGCGTGGTCTCGCCGGAGGAACTGGCGGTGATGGTGCGGCTGGGCCGGCTGCGCAGCCACATCAACGACGGCGCTTTCGACAGCGCGATGCAGAGCGTCATCGACCGGCTCGATCCGCAGAACGCGACGCTGCACTGA
- a CDS encoding nitroreductase family protein yields the protein MRTLHSLQALDERRSVPSRQLGEPGPDDATLLAMLRSAVRVPDHGKLVPFRFLRIAGQARLALGDFLAERTLQLDPGAPPAAVEKDRERFAHAPLAITVIARLQREAKVPEIEQWLTAGSVCFALLQAAQAYGFGAQWLTAWMAYDEAVAARLGLAENERIAGFIHIGTPRMEVPERERPDPQQLLSDWTP from the coding sequence ATGCGCACACTTCACTCGCTGCAAGCGCTGGATGAACGCCGCTCGGTGCCGTCCAGGCAGTTGGGCGAGCCGGGGCCCGACGACGCAACTCTGCTGGCGATGCTGCGCTCGGCGGTGCGCGTGCCCGATCACGGCAAGCTGGTGCCGTTCCGGTTCCTGCGCATCGCCGGCCAGGCGCGCCTGGCGCTGGGCGACTTTCTGGCCGAACGCACGCTGCAGCTCGACCCGGGCGCGCCGCCCGCCGCGGTGGAGAAGGATCGCGAACGCTTCGCGCACGCGCCGCTGGCGATCACGGTGATCGCGCGGCTGCAACGCGAGGCGAAAGTGCCGGAAATCGAGCAATGGCTGACCGCCGGCTCGGTCTGCTTCGCCCTGCTGCAGGCGGCGCAGGCCTACGGCTTCGGCGCGCAGTGGCTGACCGCCTGGATGGCCTACGACGAAGCGGTGGCAGCGCGGCTGGGCCTGGCCGAAAACGAGCGCATCGCCGGTTTCATCCATATCGGCACGCCGCGCATGGAAGTGCCGGAGCGCGAGCGCCCCGATCCGCAGCAGCTGCTCAGCGACTGGACCCCGTGA
- a CDS encoding 5'-3' exonuclease, whose product MNATTPTRPLYLVDASLYVFRAWHSIPDEFQDAQGWPTNAVHGFARFLLDLLERERPQHIAIAFDEALDSCFRNRLYPAYKANRAPAPDALRRQFAHCKALCAALGLGVLAHHDYEADDLIGSALHGVRGAGFHGVIVSADKDLSQLLLDFDEQWDYARGQRWGADGVKARHGVHAYQIADYLALTGDAIDNIPGVTGIGAKSAAILLAHFGDLDTLLTRIDEVAFLRLRGAAQMAARLREQREQALLWRQLATIALDAPLDSAAPGFACGQADADMLHGLCEALRLGPLTRRRLLQAAGLDAPLG is encoded by the coding sequence GTGAACGCGACGACGCCGACGCGACCGCTGTACCTGGTCGATGCCAGCCTGTACGTGTTCCGCGCCTGGCATTCGATCCCGGACGAGTTCCAGGACGCACAGGGCTGGCCGACCAACGCGGTGCACGGCTTCGCCCGCTTCCTGCTCGACCTGCTCGAACGCGAGCGCCCGCAGCACATCGCCATCGCTTTCGACGAAGCGCTGGACAGCTGCTTCCGCAATCGCCTGTATCCAGCCTACAAGGCCAACCGCGCGCCGGCGCCGGATGCGCTGCGGCGGCAATTCGCACACTGCAAGGCGCTGTGCGCCGCGCTCGGCCTGGGCGTGCTGGCGCACCACGACTACGAGGCGGACGACCTGATCGGCAGCGCGCTGCACGGCGTGCGCGGCGCCGGCTTCCACGGCGTGATCGTGTCCGCCGACAAGGACCTGTCGCAACTGCTGCTCGACTTCGACGAACAGTGGGACTACGCGCGCGGCCAGCGCTGGGGCGCGGACGGAGTGAAAGCGCGGCACGGCGTGCATGCGTACCAGATCGCCGACTACCTGGCGCTGACCGGCGATGCGATCGACAACATTCCCGGCGTCACCGGCATCGGCGCCAAGTCCGCGGCGATCCTGCTGGCGCATTTCGGCGACCTTGACACGCTGCTGACGCGGATCGACGAAGTGGCGTTCCTGCGCCTGCGCGGCGCCGCGCAGATGGCGGCGCGCCTGCGCGAGCAACGCGAACAGGCGCTGCTGTGGCGGCAACTGGCCACCATCGCGCTGGATGCGCCGCTGGATTCTGCCGCGCCCGGCTTCGCCTGCGGCCAGGCCGACGCCGACATGCTGCACGGCCTGTGCGAAGCGCTGCGCCTCGGCCCGCTGACCCGGCGCCGCTTGCTGCAGGCGGCGGGACTGGACGCTCCGCTCGGCTGA
- a CDS encoding NUDIX hydrolase, whose protein sequence is MTRPDSPPRIVYEGKYQRMVVRGTWEYSERVHAGGLAAIIVAVTPDDEVLFVEQFRVPLQARTIEMPAGLVGDIDAGESIELSAVRELEEETGWTADHAEVLMIGPTSSGASNEKVAFVRASGLRKVGDGGGDASEDITVHAVPRARAAAWLVQKMGEGYELDAKLWAGLWMIEHQLDGTPRG, encoded by the coding sequence ATGACCCGCCCCGATTCCCCGCCCCGCATCGTCTACGAAGGCAAATACCAGCGCATGGTGGTGCGCGGTACCTGGGAGTACTCCGAACGCGTGCATGCCGGCGGCCTGGCGGCGATCATCGTCGCGGTGACCCCGGACGACGAGGTGCTGTTCGTCGAGCAGTTCCGCGTGCCGCTGCAGGCGCGCACCATCGAGATGCCGGCCGGGCTGGTCGGCGACATCGATGCGGGCGAATCGATCGAGCTGTCGGCGGTGCGCGAACTGGAGGAAGAGACCGGCTGGACCGCCGACCACGCCGAAGTGCTGATGATCGGCCCGACCTCCTCCGGCGCCAGCAACGAAAAGGTTGCCTTCGTGCGTGCCAGCGGCCTGCGCAAGGTCGGCGACGGCGGCGGCGACGCCAGCGAGGACATCACCGTGCACGCGGTGCCGCGCGCCCGCGCCGCGGCCTGGCTGGTGCAGAAGATGGGCGAAGGCTACGAGCTGGACGCCAAGCTGTGGGCCGGGTTGTGGATGATCGAACACCAGCTGGACGGCACCCCACGTGGTTGA
- a CDS encoding N-formylglutamate amidohydrolase: protein MVEPTTHAHAGPPLLGVGDPPPYRVHQAQGRSPYLLIADHAGQQVPQALAGLGLPQHELDRHIGWDIGIAAVTRALAQALDAFAIEQTYSRLVIDCNRPLAAPGSVAERSDGTLVPGNQGLNAAARAARAAAIFVPYHARIAAELDRRRDAGRATILIAMHSFTPSMAGESRPWHAGVLYQRDARFAQALLAELRAEPGLVVGDNQPYSVSDATDYAIPVHAEARGLAHVELEIRQDLIADPSGQRQWAQRLLNMLNRLQAAFTSG, encoded by the coding sequence GTGGTTGAGCCGACGACGCATGCGCACGCCGGCCCGCCCCTGCTCGGTGTCGGCGATCCGCCGCCCTACCGCGTGCACCAGGCGCAGGGCCGCTCGCCCTACCTGCTGATCGCCGACCACGCCGGGCAGCAGGTGCCGCAGGCGCTGGCCGGCCTCGGCCTGCCGCAGCACGAACTGGACCGGCACATCGGCTGGGACATCGGCATCGCCGCGGTCACCCGCGCACTGGCGCAGGCGCTGGATGCGTTCGCGATCGAGCAGACCTATTCGCGGCTGGTGATCGACTGCAACCGGCCGCTGGCGGCGCCGGGTTCGGTCGCCGAGCGTAGCGACGGCACCCTGGTGCCGGGCAACCAGGGGTTGAATGCCGCCGCGCGCGCCGCGCGCGCCGCGGCGATCTTCGTTCCCTACCACGCGCGCATCGCCGCGGAACTGGACCGGCGCCGCGACGCCGGCCGCGCCACCATCCTGATCGCGATGCACAGCTTCACCCCGTCGATGGCCGGCGAGTCCCGGCCATGGCACGCCGGCGTGCTATATCAGCGCGATGCCCGTTTCGCGCAGGCGCTGCTGGCCGAGCTGCGCGCCGAACCGGGGCTGGTGGTCGGCGACAACCAGCCGTATTCGGTCAGCGATGCCACCGACTACGCGATCCCGGTGCATGCCGAGGCGCGCGGCCTGGCGCACGTGGAACTGGAGATTCGCCAGGACCTGATCGCCGACCCCAGCGGACAGCGGCAATGGGCGCAACGCTTGCTCAACATGCTGAATCGGTTGCAAGCTGCCTTCACATCGGGCTGA